The Cytobacillus oceanisediminis genomic interval GGGATAAAGAACTTCCTTATCTGAATCTTCCAAAGGAAATGAACCCATTCCTGGGCTTCCGGGCGATTCGTCTATGTCTGGAAGAACAGGAAATGTTCAGGACACAATTAAGGGCTTTGTTAAGAGCGAGCACTTATGGAAACCTGAAAATCATGTTCCCTATGATTGCAACTCTTGATGAATTCCGTCAGGGCAAAGCAATCCTTGAAGAAGAAAAACAAAAGCTTGTGAGCGAAGGCTCAGAGGTTGCAGACAACATTGAAATTGGAATTATGGTTGAAATTCCTTCAACTGCTGTTATGGCTGAGCAATTTGCTAAAGAAGTTGATTTCTTCAGCGTAGGCACAAACGATTTAATTCAGTACACTATGGCTGCAGACCGAATGAATGAGCGTGTTTCTTATCTTTACCAGCCGTATAATCCTGCAATCTTGCGTTTAGTTAAAATGGTTATTGGCGCAGCACACAAGGAAGGAAAGTGGGCAGGCATGTGCGGTGAAATGGCTGGGGATGAAACGGCTATTCCATTACTGTTGGGATTAGGACTTGACGAGTTCTCCATGAGCGCTACTTCGATCCTTAAAGCACGTTCTCAAATCAGTCACCTTAACAAAAAAGACATGGAAGCACTGGCTGAAAAAGCACTTCATATGAATACAGCAGAAGAAGTAGTTCAAGCTGTAAAAGAAGCGACAAAACTGTAATCAAATTGAAACAATTAAAAAGTTTTAAATATAATATCCCGGGTAAATAAGAAGTAAGCACTTAGGTCAGTCATAAGTAAGCTGATCATTCTCATTTTCCCCCCTTTTTAAGCCGGCCTATGATGGCCGGTTTATTTTTTTTCCTTCTTCAGGCGAAACTGCCATTCAGCCTTAAGGATGACAGCAATCACATCTTATGATTGTTATCCGGAATATGAAACTCTCCTATAATTAAGCTACAACATAAAAAGGAGAGATGGAAAATGGTTACCATGATAATCAGCTTTCTCTTTCATGATCGATATAGATGCATTAAAGAAAAGCAGAAAAACGACTTATATGAAAAACAGAGCTCATTTTTAAGCCGTGTCCTCCACTAAAGAAGCCTGGAAAGGGCTTCTTTTATATTTTGGCGCTTATTTTCGAGGGTAACGTTTAAGTTTTGTAATTGGGGTTTATTGTAAGCCGAGAAAGGAAAAGGTAATGAAAAAGGAGGAATTCTTCATGAATAAAGAGATCATTAGCTTAATCCTTACCGCCCTATTGGCCCTGCCTCTGTCAGGCTGCATCCAGGGTGCACAGGACTCAATCGTCAATAGTCATGCTGAAGCCTTGCTGACTAAAAACAATGAGCTGCAGTTCCGGTTTAAAATTAATGATAAAATCCTTTCAGAAGAGGAATTATACAAAGTAAAGGTTTCCATACATAATGAAAAACTGGCCGCTGCTCTTGGTACGGATGAGTTTGTTTATGGGGAGGACACTATAATCGATGGGGAATATATAGAGGTTAATAATGAAAAGGGAAACTATATCTTTATGAATCCCATTCCTCTTACACAGGACCTGCATGTTTTCGAAATAGAAGAAATGATCGTGAATGAAGATGCAGTATCTGTAGAAATCTTAAATGAGGATGAAGTGATTGCGAGAGCATTCTTAAATAATTTTTCTTCACAGCTTTAAAAGGATTCAATGTGATGACTGGAGTTTTGTTTTTATCTAATCTGGGTAATATAAATTACGCGCATAAAATTGGGGATGGACCAGGTATTTGCCTGGTCTTTTGTCTTTATTGGGACATCTAATATTTTTAATCTAAGATAAGTAATGGTAGAATTATTATAAAAAATTCAGATATTTCAAGGGAGTGGGTACGTTGATTTCACCTGAAAATACAGTTATCGGTTTTGTGGGAACAGGGGTAATGGGCAAGAGCATGGCAGGACATCTGTTGAAAGCAGGTTATCCATTAGTTGTTTATACAAGAACCAAAGAAAAAGCTTCTGAACTAATAGAGAATGGGGCAAAGTGGGCTGAGACGCCATTGGATGTTGCAAAGAAAGCAAATGTCATTATTACGATTGTTGGTTATCCGGCAGATGTAGAGGAAGTGTATCTTGGGGAAAATGGCATTATCACAAATGGCAGAGACAATACATATGTAATTGACATGACCACTTCGACACCTACATTGGCCAAAAGGATATACGAAGAAGCAGGCAAAAAAGGCATGCATGCAATAGATGCCCCTGTTTCAGGAGGAGATATCGGCGCCAGGGATGCAAAGCTTTCAATAATGGCCGGAGGAGACAGGGACGCATTTCTGGCTGTAGAACCGATTTTCAATCTTCTCGGAACAAATATCGTTTATCAAGGAAAAGCAGGAGCCGGACAACACACGAAAATGTGTAATCAAATTGCGATTGCATCAAATATGATAGGGGTTTGTGAAGCGGTAGTTTATGCAGAAAAAGCAGGTTTGGACCCAAGTACAGTTCTGCAAAGCATATCATCTGGTGCAGCAGGCAGCTGGTCACTATCCAATCTTGCACCGAGAATCATTGATGGCAACTTTGAACCAGGCTTTTATATAAAACATTTCATTAAGGACATGAATATCGCCTTAGATGAAGCAGAAGCAATGGGCATGATGACTCCAGGGCTTGCTCTTGCAAAAAAAATGTATGCCGAGCTTTCTGAAAAAGGGGAAGAAAACAGCGGTACACAGGCATTATATAAATATTGGAATATGTAAATTGCGCCTGTTAATGTATAAGGCCTCTTTTTTCACTTCAAACTAATAAAGAAAGTGAATAGGGGGTTAGACAGGTGGCTAAAAGAAATAAGAAAAATGATCCTCAGCAAAAGAACAAAAAAGGCTTCGATTCCGCTGTCATTGATTCTGAATTCTCCCATGAATTTGGAAGTGCTGACACGAATAAAATTCAAAAGGATAAAGCCAAAAAGGAAAAAGCATCAAAAAACAACGGGCAATATCAGGGACAGTAATGGTGAAAAAGGCAGGCAGAGGGCTTGCCTTTTTTCTTTTGTCGGATTGAAATAAGAAGCATTGAATATAAATAAAAGCGCCATCCCTCCAAAAAGGAAACTGGCGCTTTCGACCGAGTGATCTTGTTACAATTTAATACCTTCCAGATACTTTTCGATCCGGTCAAGCCCTTCTTGTAATGTGTCCATGGAATAGGCAAAGGAAATTCGGAAATAACCTTCTCCATATGAGGAGAAGGCACTGCCAGGAACTACTGCAACTCCTGCATTTTCAACAAGAGAAAGGGCAAATTCAAAGGAGTTCTTTGAAACATCTGGTATTTTTATAAAAAAATAAAAAGCGCCATCAGGTTTGACTACATCCAGGTTCATTTGTACTAAACGCTCATAAACATAGTCACGGCGTTTGGCATATTCATGCCTCATTGGCAGGGCGTCGTTAATTCCTGTTGTCAGCGCTTCAAGAGCTGCCATTTGGGAGACAGAAGCTGCGCATGTCACATTATACTGATGCACCTTCAAGATATGTTTTGCCAGGTTTTCCGGTGCGAATAAAAGACCAATGCGCCAGCCTGTCATTGAATGGGATTTTGAAAGTCCATTAATTACTATAGTCTGCTCCCGCAAAAGGGAAGCGATTGAGTGGTGCGTTTGATCATAGAGCAGTTCGCTGTAAATTTCATCAGCAAGGATAAAGATATCTTTGCCTTTAACAAGAGCAGCAATTTCCTCAAGCTCCTCCAAACTCAGACTGACACCTGTAGGATTCGATGGATATGGAAGAACAATGCACCTTGTTTTATCACTCATTTGTTCTGCAATTAAATCCGCAGTAAATCTAAACTTGTTTCTGGAAATATCAGTATGAACCGGAACTGAACCGCAAAGCTTTATGATTGGCTCATAACCGGGATAAACAGGACCAGGCAGAATTACTTCCGATCCTTCATCCAGAATTGTACGGAATGCAATATCGATAGCTTCACTTGCTCCTGATGTCACAATGACTTCTAATTCAGGGTTATATGTAAGGTTATATTTTGCTTTTACAAAAGAAGCTGCAGCTTGCCGCAATCGAATATCGCCCGCATTGTGTGTATAGGAGGTAAAGTTCTCGTCAATTGCCTGTTTAGCTGCTTCTTTAACATGTAATGGCGTTGGGAAGTCAGGCTGTCCAATTGTAAGAGAAATCATGCCTTTGGTGCCGGCAACCATATTGAAAAACTTTCTGATTCCAGAAATTTCGATGTCCTTCACTTTTTGATTGATTAAATGTTCCAATGTATTCACCTCGTATAATTCTAATGTTTATTCTATCACTTTGATGCGGCAGCAAACAGAAAAAAAATAAAAAAGGCCCTGAATTCTATTCAGAGCCTGCAGAAATATAATCAGTATCCGTAATCCCAATCGACTTCATCTTCATGCCATAATACCGGGGATACAGCACCAAAATCGATAACTTTATTTTCTATATGGCATCGGCAATGTTTGTCGCCGCATTGATCTTTCATTTCCTCAAACACAGAATGCTCCACATTTTCCAGGATCGTAACTTTATGTTCATCATGGTAAAGGATTGCTGTACCTTTCATGCCTGATCGCACCTCTTTTTTATTTTATGTAAAACTAACTTTCAGCTTTACAAACTTATTTTATGCCTTTGGAAAAATAGTGTCTACACTGTTATAAGACTGTTCACAAAAAAGTCAAGATGAAAACGTTTTAGTGAGATATTTGTTTAAAAATAAATGAGTGTAAAATTTTACAAATAGTTGAATATAATTCATTTAGAGATTAACATTAGTAGATAGTGGAAACTACATTTTTAGTTTGTTAGTTTTCCAGCTAACTATTTAAAGGAGGTTTTAAAGTGGAGACATCTTTAGAGAAGCAGCCTTATGAAAGCACAAAGGAATATGGCGGGTTCTGGCTCCGATTTGCGGCCTATTTAATCGATTCTATTATTGTTGGAATTCCGCTTACAATTCTAAGCATTGTTATCTTTATGATTTTCTTTGGCACTTCTGATGCTTTTAATACGATGATAAGCGACCCAACTTATATGGAAACAGAAATGACCGATGAAGAAGCTTTTGCATTCATGGGATCTTATTTTGGCGCACTTGGAGTAACCTTTCTTGTCAATCTTGTCGTTGCTGTTGCCTATTTTGCAGGCTTGCATGCATCCAAATGGCAGGGAACTGTGGGAAAAAAGCTGCTGGGATTAAAAGTGACTGACTTAAATGGCAACCGCATTTCTTTCTGGAGGGCGCTAGGAAGATATTTGGCCATGGCCATCCTGTCTGGAATTTTCCTTATTGGCTATATCATTGCTGCCTTTACAGAGAAAAAACAGGCATTGCATGATTTAATCGCAGGCACTGTCGTATTAAAGAAATAATTCTTAAAAAAGCTGCAGGGCAGCTGAGTTGCCCTGCAGCTTTTTTGTGGGTCAGCAATAAAAAGGATTTATTATTTGCATGCAGAATATATTTTTAGGAAGGGAGGATGAAAATGAAGAAGCAAGAAATTATTACTCACTATGAATCTTTTTCTGTATGGCTTGAGTCGCTAAAAGATCTTGGCCAGGAAAATTGGCTAAAGCCTGTCTCGGCTGGAAAATGGCCGGTTTCGGCAGTAGTTGCCCATCTGTTATTTTGGGATAGATATTCTCTTGAGGAGCGTTTCCCATTTTTTAAAGAGGGCTCAGTACTTGAGAGCTATCCTGATTTTCAAAGTGTAAATGATGCTGCAGGAGAATACGCTAAAAAGCATGCACAATTAGAGATTATTGAAGAACTTTTATCAGTTCGGAGACAATTTCTTCGGATGCTTGAAGGCATGTCAGAAGAAAAACTGGATACAGCTTTTAAAATCGGCAGCACTAGCTTAACTGTGCGCGATTATTTTGCAGATTTTATTGAACATGACATTCACCATAAAAAGCAAATAATGCCGGCAGCCGGCATCAGTGTTTAACACCGGCTG includes:
- a CDS encoding RDD family protein translates to METSLEKQPYESTKEYGGFWLRFAAYLIDSIIVGIPLTILSIVIFMIFFGTSDAFNTMISDPTYMETEMTDEEAFAFMGSYFGALGVTFLVNLVVAVAYFAGLHASKWQGTVGKKLLGLKVTDLNGNRISFWRALGRYLAMAILSGIFLIGYIIAAFTEKKQALHDLIAGTVVLKK
- a CDS encoding DinB family protein, whose translation is MKKQEIITHYESFSVWLESLKDLGQENWLKPVSAGKWPVSAVVAHLLFWDRYSLEERFPFFKEGSVLESYPDFQSVNDAAGEYAKKHAQLEIIEELLSVRRQFLRMLEGMSEEKLDTAFKIGSTSLTVRDYFADFIEHDIHHKKQIMPAAGISV
- a CDS encoding NAD(P)-dependent oxidoreductase, with protein sequence MISPENTVIGFVGTGVMGKSMAGHLLKAGYPLVVYTRTKEKASELIENGAKWAETPLDVAKKANVIITIVGYPADVEEVYLGENGIITNGRDNTYVIDMTTSTPTLAKRIYEEAGKKGMHAIDAPVSGGDIGARDAKLSIMAGGDRDAFLAVEPIFNLLGTNIVYQGKAGAGQHTKMCNQIAIASNMIGVCEAVVYAEKAGLDPSTVLQSISSGAAGSWSLSNLAPRIIDGNFEPGFYIKHFIKDMNIALDEAEAMGMMTPGLALAKKMYAELSEKGEENSGTQALYKYWNM
- a CDS encoding aminotransferase A produces the protein MEHLINQKVKDIEISGIRKFFNMVAGTKGMISLTIGQPDFPTPLHVKEAAKQAIDENFTSYTHNAGDIRLRQAAASFVKAKYNLTYNPELEVIVTSGASEAIDIAFRTILDEGSEVILPGPVYPGYEPIIKLCGSVPVHTDISRNKFRFTADLIAEQMSDKTRCIVLPYPSNPTGVSLSLEELEEIAALVKGKDIFILADEIYSELLYDQTHHSIASLLREQTIVINGLSKSHSMTGWRIGLLFAPENLAKHILKVHQYNVTCAASVSQMAALEALTTGINDALPMRHEYAKRRDYVYERLVQMNLDVVKPDGAFYFFIKIPDVSKNSFEFALSLVENAGVAVVPGSAFSSYGEGYFRISFAYSMDTLQEGLDRIEKYLEGIKL